Sequence from the Amycolatopsis sp. NBC_00345 genome:
GTCGCGGCGCCCTGCTCGGCGTTCTTCCACGAGACGTCCGGGCTGCCCGGGTCGAAGGACGCGGGCGCGGCGGCGATGTCGCCGACGTGCCGGCTGAGCGCGGTGCCGGTGATCCGGCCGGGGTTCAGCGCGTTGACGGCGATTCCATCGGCACGCCAACGCTTCGCGGCCTCGACGGCGAACAGGATGTTGGCCGTTTTCGACTGGCCGTACGCCACCCAACGGTCGTACGGGCGGCGGTGGAAATGGATGTCGGCGAAGTCGACGTCGGCGTTCACGTGGCCGACGGAGCTCACCGAGACCACCCGCGCCCCGCCGGCGGCGGATGCGAGCGCGCCGTGCAGCCCGGTGGCCAGGGCGAAATGGCCGAGGTGGTTGGTGGCGAACTGCAGCTCCCAGCCTTCGGGCGTGCGCAGCTCCGGCGTCGCCATCACGCCCGCGTTGCCGACCAGGATGTCGAGCGGCCCCGTCCAGCCGGCCACGAACTCCGCGATCGACGCCCGGTCGGCCAGGTCCAGGCGGGAGACACGCGCGCCGATCGCGGCGGCGACGCGCTCGCCCGCGGCGACGTCGCGGACGGCCAGGGTGACCTCGGCGTTCGCGCTCGCCAGGGCCCGCGCGGTCTCGACGCCGAGCCCGGACGCGCCGCCGGTGACCACCGCGCGCCGCCCGGTGAGGTCGGCCCCCGCGACGACCTCCGCGGCCGTCGACGTGGCGCCGAAGGGAATGGTGACGGACATGGGTGCCTCGCTCCCGCAACGGGACCCGGACAACCGGAGCCGGGTCCGCTTACGTCCAGAGTAAGCGGACCCGGCTCCGGTTGGCTACCGGTGAGACGCGGCTCTCAGTCCGCGCCCTCCTCAGCCCCGAAAGCGCGCGGGTGACA
This genomic interval carries:
- a CDS encoding SDR family NAD(P)-dependent oxidoreductase; the protein is MSVTIPFGATSTAAEVVAGADLTGRRAVVTGGASGLGVETARALASANAEVTLAVRDVAAGERVAAAIGARVSRLDLADRASIAEFVAGWTGPLDILVGNAGVMATPELRTPEGWELQFATNHLGHFALATGLHGALASAAGGARVVSVSSVGHVNADVDFADIHFHRRPYDRWVAYGQSKTANILFAVEAAKRWRADGIAVNALNPGRITGTALSRHVGDIAAAPASFDPGSPDVSWKNAEQGAATSVLLAASPLVEGVTGQYFEDCQVAVEHRPGVRRGVAAYALDPDRAARLWSDSLAVIAG